The following proteins are encoded in a genomic region of Maniola jurtina chromosome 17, ilManJurt1.1, whole genome shotgun sequence:
- the LOC123873734 gene encoding collagenase-like: MKLLVVVILGVVAAVAADVGFPPIFQDYHEEVGIPAAKRIWMMEQSIDFDGSRIVGGQPSRLGSQPHLGGLLITLTNNRQSVCGSSLLSNTRAVTAAHCWRHGINQAREFLVVLGSTLLFSGGTRVSTSSVSTHANYNMLTLNNDIAMIMLPHVALTNNIQPIALATGNDQYVGAWAVAAGFGANGDNRPITQGQAKHEASLQIITNAVCARTYGTATVVDSTICTATTHGQSTCPGDSGGPLAIGTGSSRLLIGITSFGHRDGCERGHPGGFARVTSFAPWITSNL, encoded by the exons ATGAAACTTCTGGTTGTTGTTATCCTCGGTGTGGTGGCAGCGGTCGCGGCAGACGTGGGCTTCCCTCCAATCTTCCAAGACTACCATGAGGAAGTCGGAATCCCCGCGGCCAAGCGCATCTGGATGATGGAGCAGTCGATTGATTTCGACGGCTCCAGAATTGTTGGTGGACAGCCATCGCGGCTTGGATCCCAACCTCATTTG GGTGGTCTGCTGATTACCCTGACAAATAACAGACAGTCGGTCTGCGGCTCGTCTCTCCTGTCCAACACCAGGGCAGTGACGGCCGCTCACTGCTGGAGGCACGGCATCAACCAGGCTCGTGAATTCCTCGTCGTGCTGGGCTCTACCCTCCTCTTCTCCGGCGGCACCAGAGTCAGCACCAGCTCTGTGTCCACGCACGCCAACTACAACATGCTCACTTTGAACAACGATATTGCTATGATCATGCTGCCCCACGTTGCTTTGACCA ACAACATACAGCCAATCGCCCTCGCTACCGGTAACGACCAATACGTCGGAGCGTGGGCCGTCGCTGCGGGATTCGGCGCTAATGGTGACA ACCGTCCCATCACCCAAGGTCAAGCTAAGCACGAAGCGAGCCTGCAAATCATCACTAACGCCGTGTGCGCGCGCACCTACGGCACCGCCACTGTGGTCGACTCTACCATCTGCACGGCCACCACCCACGGCCAGAGCACCTGCCCCGGAGACTCTGGCGGCCCTCTCGCCATCGGCACTGGCAGCAGCCGCCTTCTG ATCGGTATCACGTCGTTTGGACACCGCGACGGCTGCGAGCGTGGCCACCCTGGCGGCTTCGCGCGAGTCACCTCCTTCGCCCCCTGGATCACTAGCAACCTCTGA
- the LOC123873736 gene encoding collagenase-like has product MKFLVVLAALALAAEAYVPIMYNYHEEIGIPEAARIKAAEEAMDFDGSRIAGGSQSTLGANPHLGGLVITLTDNRQSVCGSSLLSNTRLVTAAHCWRHRTTQARQFTVVLGSVRLFSGGQRINTNLVEMHAQYNENNLNNDIAIIRINHVGYTSDINRINLPTGNDQYVGTWAVAAGYGRTSDSAGISQNQVQSHVSLQVITNAVCARTYGTSTVVASTICVATPSGRSTCGGDSGGPLAIGTGNNRILIGITSFGHVSGCTRGHPAGFMRVTSMAPWIRQRM; this is encoded by the exons ATGAAGTTCCTGGTCGTCCTCGCAGCCCTGGCCCTCGCGGCGGAGGCCTACGTGCCCATTATGTACAACTACCACGAGGAGATCGGAATCCCCGAGGCAGCTCGTATCAAGGCCGCAGAAGAGGCTATGGACTTCGATGGCTCCAGGATTGCAGGCGGCAGTCAGTCAACACTTGGAGCAAATCCTCACCTT GGTGGTCTGGTGATCACACTGACTGACAACAGGCAGTCCGTGTGCGGCTCATCCCTGCTCAGCAACACCAGGCTGGTGACCGCGGCCCACTGCTGGAGACATCGCACCACCCAGGCCCGTCAGTTCACCGTCGTGCTCGGCTCCGTCCGCCTGTTCTCCGGCGGCCAGCGCATCAACACCAACCTGGTTGAGATGCACGCCCAGTACAACGAGAACAACCTTAACAACGACATCGCTATAATCAGAATCAACCACGTCGGCTATACCAGTGA TATCAACCGTATTAACCTTCCTACCGGTAACGACCAGTACGTCGGCACCTGGGCTGTCGCCGCTGGCTACGGAAGAACTAGTGACA gTGCTGGAATCTCACAAAACCAAGTGCAGAGCCACGTGAGCCTGCAAGTAATCACCAACGCGGTGTGCGCGCGCACCTACGGCACCTCGACCGTGGTCGCGTCCACCATCTGCGTAGCCACGCCCAGCGGCCGCAGCACCTGCGGCGGAGACTCCGGCGGCCCTCTCGCCATCGGCACCGGCAACAACCGAATCCTG ATTGGTATCACATCATTCGGCCACGTCAGCGGCTGCACGCGCGGCCACCCCGCCGGTTTCATGAGGGTGACCTCCATGGCCCCCTGGATCCGTCAACGCATGTAA
- the LOC123873735 gene encoding collagenase-like, protein MRLLLVIFGVSLVLAEEYSPITRNYHEEIGIPEARRIKLAEKSMDFDGARITGGQNSLLGNQPHVGGLLIDLTVNMQSVCGSSLISRTRLVTAAHCWRHGNFHGRQLTVVLGSVRLFSGGIRQVTERVTMHPNYREQHLHNDLAVIAINQIALNNAVTPIRIPSGNNNYAGAWATAAGFGRTEEGGMISLTQVLSHVNLQVITNQACARVFGNDAIIASTLCTATANGQSTCGGDSGGPLAIGTGANRDLIGVISFNHVEGCTRGHPAGFARITSFAAWIRSHL, encoded by the exons ATGAGATTGCTACTGGTGATTTTTGGTGTATCCTTGGTTTTAGCTGAAGAGTATTCGCCTATAACCCGGAACTACCATGAAGAGATCGGCATACCCGAGGCAAGGCGGATCAAACTCGCTGAGAAGTCCATGGACTTTGATGGAGCAAGGATTACAGGTGGTCAGAACTCCTTGTTAGGAAATCAGCCACACGTG GGTGGCCTCCTTATCGACTTGACGGTCAACATGCAGTCAGTGTGCGGGTCCTCCCTTATCTCGAGAACGCGGCTGGTGACAGCCGCTCACTGCTGGCGACACGGCAACTTCCACGGCAGACAACTTACTGTGGTACTAGGCTCCGTGCGCCTCTTCTCAGGCGGTATCagacaagtgacggagagagtgaCAATGCATCCTAACTACAGGGAACAGCATCTTCATAACGACTTGGCTGTTATTGCCATTAACCAGATTGCTTTAAACA ATGCCGTGACTCCTATCAGAATTCCCAGTGGGAACAACAACTACGCTGGAGCATGGGCCACTGCGGCTGGATTTGGCAGAACCGAGGAAG gcgGCATGATTTCCCTGACGCAAGTGCTGAGCCATGTGAATTTGCAAGTGATTACCAATCAAGCGTGCGCACGAGTGTTTGGAAATGATGCTATAATCGCATCCACTCTCTGCACGGCCACGGCCAATGGGCAAAGCACGTGCGGCGGCGACTCTGGGGGTCCCCTCGCTATCGGCACGGGCGCTAACCGCGACCTG ATCGGTGTCATATCGTTCAACCACGTGGAGGGATGCACGCGCGGCCACCCGGCCGGCTTCGCACGGATCACTTCATTTGCCGCATGGATCCGTTCACATTTATAA